A single genomic interval of Apteryx mantelli isolate bAptMan1 chromosome 19, bAptMan1.hap1, whole genome shotgun sequence harbors:
- the TVP23C gene encoding Golgi apparatus membrane protein TVP23 homolog C isoform X1, with amino-acid sequence MLRQDSNDDTEDVSLFDADDEVSRRSKKSKIRHPVASFFHLFFRVSAIVVYLLCELLTSSFIACMVTIILLLSCDFWAVKNVTGRLMVGLRWWNQVDDDGRSHWVFEARKVSAQGNKASSEAESRIFWLGLITCPMIWVIFAFSALFSFKVKWLAVVVMGVVLQGANLYGYIRCKVGSRKNLTSMATNYLGKQFLRQTVAKDDQTAS; translated from the exons ATGCTCCGGCAG GACAGCAATGATGACACTGAAGATGTGTCCCTCTTTGATGCAGATGATGAAGTATCTAGGAGATCAAAAAAGTCTAAAATAAG GCATCCAGTGGCATCATTTTTCCACTTGTTCTTCCGAGTCAGTGCAATAGTTGTCTATCTGCTTTGTGAGCTCTTAACTAGCAGCTTCATTGCCTGTATGGTAACAATTATCCTCCTCTTGTCATGTGACTTTTGGGCTGTAAAG AATGTCACAGGACGACTGATGGTCGGCCTTCGCTGGTGGAACCAGGTGGATGATGATGGTAGAAGTCACTGGGTATTTGAAGCCAGGAAG GTATCAGCACAAGGGAATAAAGCCTCATCAGAAGCAGAGTCCCGAATTTTCTGGTTAGGTCTAATCACCTGTCCTATGATCTGGGTGATATTTGCGTTCAGCgctctcttttctttcaaagtgaaatggctg GCAGTGGTTGTCATGGGGGTGGTACTTCAGGGAGCCAACCTTTATGGTTACATCAGGTGTAAAGTTGGCAGCAGAAAGAACTTGACAAGCATGGCAACCAACTATCTTGGAAAGCAGTTCTTGCGGCAG actgtggCTAAAGATGACCAAACAGCATCTTGA
- the TVP23C gene encoding Golgi apparatus membrane protein TVP23 homolog C isoform X2, whose amino-acid sequence MLRQDSNDDTEDVSLFDADDEVSRRSKKSKIRHPVASFFHLFFRVSAIVVYLLCELLTSSFIACMVTIILLLSCDFWAVKNVTGRLMVGLRWWNQVDDDGRSHWVFEARKVSAQGNKASSEAESRIFWLGLITCPMIWVIFAFSALFSFKVKWLTVAKDDQTAS is encoded by the exons ATGCTCCGGCAG GACAGCAATGATGACACTGAAGATGTGTCCCTCTTTGATGCAGATGATGAAGTATCTAGGAGATCAAAAAAGTCTAAAATAAG GCATCCAGTGGCATCATTTTTCCACTTGTTCTTCCGAGTCAGTGCAATAGTTGTCTATCTGCTTTGTGAGCTCTTAACTAGCAGCTTCATTGCCTGTATGGTAACAATTATCCTCCTCTTGTCATGTGACTTTTGGGCTGTAAAG AATGTCACAGGACGACTGATGGTCGGCCTTCGCTGGTGGAACCAGGTGGATGATGATGGTAGAAGTCACTGGGTATTTGAAGCCAGGAAG GTATCAGCACAAGGGAATAAAGCCTCATCAGAAGCAGAGTCCCGAATTTTCTGGTTAGGTCTAATCACCTGTCCTATGATCTGGGTGATATTTGCGTTCAGCgctctcttttctttcaaagtgaaatggctg actgtggCTAAAGATGACCAAACAGCATCTTGA